From Canis lupus familiaris isolate Mischka breed German Shepherd chromosome 16, alternate assembly UU_Cfam_GSD_1.0, whole genome shotgun sequence, one genomic window encodes:
- the ZNF467 gene encoding zinc finger protein 467 isoform X3, translated as MRETFEALSSLGFSVGQPEMAPQSEPGEGSHNQEQMSPSREDSVLGTCSGHEAPRPEEGGHTKEAEAPCRGGQACTPQKAEPMGSCPGDEWMIRKVKVEEEDHEAEEEVEWPQHLSLLPGPFPAPDLGPLAATYKLEPGVPGALDGLALAGWAPPSEKPYGCGECERRFRDQLTLRLHQRLHRGEGPCACPDCGRSFAQRTHLLLHQRSHLGERPFPCSECDKRFSKKAHLTRHLRTHTGERPYPCAECGKRFSQKIHLGSHQKTHTGERPFPCTECEKRFRKKTHLIRHQRIHTGERPYQCARCSRSFTHKQHLVRHQRVHEAAGRTPASPDAPASPGSPAPSPTRSPPGPKPFSCATCGLSFGWKKNLATHQRLHRGDGRPFGCDECALGTAGDPAPGGTPATQGAPASELPCCPDCGRGLAPGQHPARHGRAHAGERPFACAQCGRRFGSRPNLVAHARAHSGARPFACAQCGRRFSRKSHLGRHQAVHTGSRPHACAVCARSFSSKTNLVRHQAIHTGSRPFSCPQCGKSFSRKTHLVRHQRIHGEAAQPASDADLSAPAWPAPTEVGAPPLFF; from the exons ATGAGAGAGACCTTTGAGGCCCTCAGTTCCCTGG GATTCTCTGTGGGACAGCCGGAGATGGCCCCCCAAAGTGAGCCCGGGGAAGGGTCCCATAACCAGGAACAGATGTCCCCTTCCAGGGAAGACAGCGTGCTGGGCACATGCTCTG GGCACGAGGCCCCCAGACCAGAGGAAGGCGGCCACACTAAAGAAGCTGAAGCTCCCTGCAGAGGAGGCCAGGCATGCACACCACAGAAGGCTGAGCCCATGGGCTCCTGCCCAG GTGATGAGTGGATGATTCGGAAGgtgaaggtggaggaggaggatcaCGAGGCGGAAGAGGAAGTCGAATGGCCCCAGCATCTGTCGTTACTCCCTGGCCCCTTTCCCGCGCCGGACCTGGGGCCTCTGGCCGCCACGTACAAGCTGGAGCCCGGGGTTCCAGGGGCCCTGGATGGGCTCGCGCTGGCCGGGTGGGCCCCGCCTTCGGAGAAGCCCTACGGCTGCGGGGAGTGCGAGCGGCGGTTCCGGGACCAGCTGACTCTGCGGCTGCACCAGAGGCTGCACCGCGGCGAGGGCCCCTGCGCCTGCCCGGACTGTGGCCGCAGCTTCGCGCAGCGCACGCACCTGCTGCTGCACCAGCGCAGCCACCTCGGCGAGCGGCCCTTCCCCTGCTCCGAGTGTGACAAGCGCTTCAGCAAGAAGGCTCACCTGACCCGCCACCTGCGTACGCACACCGGCGAAAGGCCCTACCCGTGCGCGGAGTGCGGCAAGCGCTTCAGCCAGAAGATACACCTGGGCTCGCACCAGAAGACGCACACGGGCGAGCGGCCCTTCCCCTGCACCGAGTGTGAGAAGCGCTTTCGCAAAAAGACTCACCTGATCCGCCACCAGCGCATCCACACCGGCGAGCGGCCCTACCAGTGCGCGCGGTGCTCGCGCAGCTTCACGCACAAGCAGCACTTGGTGCGGCACCAAAGGGTGCACGAGGCGGCCGGCCGCACCCCGGCCTCTCCCGACGCGCCCGCTTCGCCCGGTTCCCCCGCTCCGTCCCCCACCCGGTCCCCTCCCGGGCCCAAGCCTTTCTCTTGCGCCACCTGCGGCCTGAGCTTCGGCTGGAAGAAGAACCTCGCCACGCACCAGCGTCTGCACCGCGGCGACGGGCGCCCCTTCGGGTGCGACGAGTGCGCCCTGGGCACCGCCGGGGACCCAGCGCCCGGAGGCACACCGGCGACCCAGGGCGCTCCGGCCAGCGAGCTGCCTTGCTGCCCGGACTGCGGGCGCGGCCTCGCCCCCGGGCAACACCCGGCGCGGCACGGACGGGCGCACGCGGGCGAGCGGCCCTTCGCCTGCGCGCAGTGTGGCCGCCGCTTCGGCTCCAGGCCCAATCTGGTCGCCCACGCCAGGGCCCACAGCGGCGCCAGGCCTTTCGCCTGCGCGCAGTGCGGCCGCCGTTTCAGCCGCAAGTCACACCTTGGCCGCCACCAGGCGGTGCACACGGGCAGTCGGCCCCACGCCTGCGCCGTCTGCGCCCGCAGCTTCAGCTCCAAAACCAATCTGGTGCGCCACCAGGCCATCCACACAGGCTCCCGCCCCTTCTCCTGCCCACAGTGCGGCAAGAGCTTCAGCCGCAAGACCCACCTGGTGCGGCACCAGCGCATCCACGGCGAAGCGGCCCAGCCGGCCTCCGACGCCGACCTCTCAGCCCCAGCCTGGCCCGCTCCGACAGAGGTAGGGGCGCCCCCCCTTTTCTTCTGA
- the ZNF467 gene encoding zinc finger protein 467 isoform X2, which yields MRETFEALSSLGFSVGQPEMAPQSEPGEGSHNQEQMSPSREDSVLGTCSGHEAPRPEEGGHTKEAEAPCRGGQACTPQKAEPMGSCPGDEWMIRKVKVEEEDHEAEEEVEWPQHLSLLPGPFPAPDLGPLAATYKLEPGVPGALDGLALAGWAPPSEKPYGCGECERRFRDQLTLRLHQRLHRGEGPCACPDCGRSFAQRTHLLLHQRSHLGERPFPCSECDKRFSKKAHLTRHLRTHTGERPYPCAECGKRFSQKIHLGSHQKTHTGERPFPCTECEKRFRKKTHLIRHQRIHTGERPYQCARCSRSFTHKQHLVRHQRVHEAAGRTPASPDAPASPGSPAPSPTRSPPGPKPFSCATCGLSFGWKKNLATHQRLHRGDGRPFGCDECALGTAGDPAPGGTPATQGAPASELPCCPDCGRGLAPGQHPARHGRAHAGERPFACAQCGRRFGSRPNLVAHARAHSGARPFACAQCGRRFSRKSHLGRHQAVHTGSRPHACAVCARSFSSKTNLVRHQAIHTGSRPFSCPQCGKSFSRKTHLVRHQRIHGEAAQPASDADLSAPAWPAPTEKEAETQEEGEAGSMQGARRGTRSTVSRILPWTKGRRQTAELPRDPHETVSL from the exons ATGAGAGAGACCTTTGAGGCCCTCAGTTCCCTGG GATTCTCTGTGGGACAGCCGGAGATGGCCCCCCAAAGTGAGCCCGGGGAAGGGTCCCATAACCAGGAACAGATGTCCCCTTCCAGGGAAGACAGCGTGCTGGGCACATGCTCTG GGCACGAGGCCCCCAGACCAGAGGAAGGCGGCCACACTAAAGAAGCTGAAGCTCCCTGCAGAGGAGGCCAGGCATGCACACCACAGAAGGCTGAGCCCATGGGCTCCTGCCCAG GTGATGAGTGGATGATTCGGAAGgtgaaggtggaggaggaggatcaCGAGGCGGAAGAGGAAGTCGAATGGCCCCAGCATCTGTCGTTACTCCCTGGCCCCTTTCCCGCGCCGGACCTGGGGCCTCTGGCCGCCACGTACAAGCTGGAGCCCGGGGTTCCAGGGGCCCTGGATGGGCTCGCGCTGGCCGGGTGGGCCCCGCCTTCGGAGAAGCCCTACGGCTGCGGGGAGTGCGAGCGGCGGTTCCGGGACCAGCTGACTCTGCGGCTGCACCAGAGGCTGCACCGCGGCGAGGGCCCCTGCGCCTGCCCGGACTGTGGCCGCAGCTTCGCGCAGCGCACGCACCTGCTGCTGCACCAGCGCAGCCACCTCGGCGAGCGGCCCTTCCCCTGCTCCGAGTGTGACAAGCGCTTCAGCAAGAAGGCTCACCTGACCCGCCACCTGCGTACGCACACCGGCGAAAGGCCCTACCCGTGCGCGGAGTGCGGCAAGCGCTTCAGCCAGAAGATACACCTGGGCTCGCACCAGAAGACGCACACGGGCGAGCGGCCCTTCCCCTGCACCGAGTGTGAGAAGCGCTTTCGCAAAAAGACTCACCTGATCCGCCACCAGCGCATCCACACCGGCGAGCGGCCCTACCAGTGCGCGCGGTGCTCGCGCAGCTTCACGCACAAGCAGCACTTGGTGCGGCACCAAAGGGTGCACGAGGCGGCCGGCCGCACCCCGGCCTCTCCCGACGCGCCCGCTTCGCCCGGTTCCCCCGCTCCGTCCCCCACCCGGTCCCCTCCCGGGCCCAAGCCTTTCTCTTGCGCCACCTGCGGCCTGAGCTTCGGCTGGAAGAAGAACCTCGCCACGCACCAGCGTCTGCACCGCGGCGACGGGCGCCCCTTCGGGTGCGACGAGTGCGCCCTGGGCACCGCCGGGGACCCAGCGCCCGGAGGCACACCGGCGACCCAGGGCGCTCCGGCCAGCGAGCTGCCTTGCTGCCCGGACTGCGGGCGCGGCCTCGCCCCCGGGCAACACCCGGCGCGGCACGGACGGGCGCACGCGGGCGAGCGGCCCTTCGCCTGCGCGCAGTGTGGCCGCCGCTTCGGCTCCAGGCCCAATCTGGTCGCCCACGCCAGGGCCCACAGCGGCGCCAGGCCTTTCGCCTGCGCGCAGTGCGGCCGCCGTTTCAGCCGCAAGTCACACCTTGGCCGCCACCAGGCGGTGCACACGGGCAGTCGGCCCCACGCCTGCGCCGTCTGCGCCCGCAGCTTCAGCTCCAAAACCAATCTGGTGCGCCACCAGGCCATCCACACAGGCTCCCGCCCCTTCTCCTGCCCACAGTGCGGCAAGAGCTTCAGCCGCAAGACCCACCTGGTGCGGCACCAGCGCATCCACGGCGAAGCGGCCCAGCCGGCCTCCGACGCCGACCTCTCAGCCCCAGCCTGGCCCGCTCCGACAGAG